In Juglans regia cultivar Chandler chromosome 13, Walnut 2.0, whole genome shotgun sequence, the following proteins share a genomic window:
- the LOC109003166 gene encoding flavonoid 3',5'-methyltransferase-like encodes MAASRAKTILQSQALLKYILETSAYPREPEHLKELREATTERYSYLSVMNVPVDEGLFLSMLLKLMNAKKTLEIGVFTGYSLLSTALALPADGKIIAVDPNREAYEVGLPFIQKAGVENKISFIQSDASSVLNDLITTGKHEGSFDFAFVDANKDGYLKYHEPLLKLVKIGGVIAYDNTLWYGTVILSDDDEMEDFLRKDREHIVQFNNFLAIDPRIEESLVSIGDGLTLCRRLY; translated from the exons ATGGCAGCCAGCAGAGCAAAGACAATTCTCCAAAGCCAAGCCCTTCTAAAG TACATTCTCGAAACAAGTGCATACCCCAGAGAGCCCGAGCATTTGAAGGAACTCAGAGAGGCCACGACCGAGAGATACTCATATTT GAGTGTGATGAATGTGCCTGTCGATGAAGGTCTATTCCTCTCGATGCTTCTTAAGCTAATGAACGCCAAGAAGACATTAGAGATCGGAGTCTTTACTGGTTATTCTCTTCTTAGTACTGCTCTAGCTCTACCTGCTGATGGCAAG atAATAGCTGTTGATCCAAACAGGGAAGCATATGAGGTTGGATTGCCATTTATTCAGAAGGCTGGAGTGGAGAACAAGATTAGCTTCATCCAATCAGACGCCTCATCGGTTCTAAATGATCTAATTACCACC GGCAAACACGAAGGGAGCtttgattttgcatttgtgGATGCTAACAAGGACGGGTACCTCAAGTATCACGAGCCGCTTCTTAAACTGGTAAAGATTGGTGGAGTAATTGCGTACGATAATACCTTATGGTATGGGACAGTGATCCTGTCCGACGATGATGAGATGGAAGACTTTTTGAGGAAAGACAGAGAACATATTGTGCAGTTTAACAACTTTCTAGCAATTGATCCTCGTATCGAAGAATCTCTCGTTTCGATCGGTGATGGCCTTACTCTCTGCAGGCGTCTTTATTAG